Proteins co-encoded in one Nicotiana sylvestris chromosome 7, ASM39365v2, whole genome shotgun sequence genomic window:
- the LOC104240518 gene encoding iridoid oxidase gives MEYEILGLVLLLLLWVAWAMVTERRQRRLEELGQLPPGPRWWQLVTNIFQSGFAPHVSFAKLATKYGPIMTLWLGSMSTVVISSNDVAREMFKNHDMVLAGRKIYEAMKGDFGNEGSLITNQYGPHWRMLRRLSTKEFFVTSRLDAMRGTRTKCIDQMVQFIGDAGNFGTTSIDVGRFFFLMAFNLIGNLMFSKDLLDPKSNRGAKFFYHAGKVMEFAGKPNMADFFPILRCIDPQGIRRKTQFHVKMAFDIAGGFLRERMEDMKNDEEMNKDYLDVLLQYRGDGVEGPSKFSSRTINVILFEMLTAGTDTTTSTLEWAMAELLHNPTTLQKIQVELRKIINPTKKLEEKDLDKLPYLNAVIKETLRLHPPLPFLVPHMAMDSCTMLGYYIPKETQILVNVWAIGRDPKTWKDPLKFKPERFLEPNMVDYKGQHFEFIPFGSGRRMCPAIPLVSRVLPLALGSVLQKFDWVLADGMKPEDLDMNERMGITLKKAIPLKAIPIAYKG, from the exons aTGGAGTACGAAATTTTAGGGTTGGTCCTACTTTTACTTCTATGGGTTGCATGGGCAATGGTAACTGAGCGAAGACAACGGCGGTTGGAAGAATTAGGGCAGTTGCCACCAGGACCAAGGTGGTGGCAGCTAGTTACAAATATATTTCAATCAGGTTTTGCACCTCATGTCTCATTTGCAAAATTAGCCACCAAATATGGTCCTATAATGACACTTTGGTTGGGTTCAATGAGCACAGTGGTAATTTCTTCCAATGATGTTGCACGTGAAATGTTCAAGAATCATGACATGGTGCTTGCAG GTAGGAAAATATATGAAGCCATGAAAGGAGATTTTGGCAATGAGGGTTCACTCATCACTAACCAATACGGTCCACATTGGCGAATGTTAAGAAGATTAAGCACGAAAGAGTTCTTCGTCACGAGTCGTCTCGACGCCATGAGAGGTACACGTACAAAATGCATTGATCAAATGGTGCAATTCATAGGAGATGCAGGCAACTTTGGTACTACTTCCATTGATGTGGGGAGGTTTTTCTTCTTAATGGCATTTAACCTAATTGGAAACCTCATGTTTTCAAAGGATTTATTGGATCCAAAATCAAATAGAGGTGCAAAATTCTTTTACCATGCAGGGAAAGTTATGGAATTTGCAGGAAAACCTAATATGGCTGACTTTTTCCCTATTTTGAGATGCATTGATCCACAAGGTATTAGGAGAAAGACACAATTTCATGTGAAAATGGCATTTGATATAGCTGGTGGATTTCTTAGAGAAAGAAtggaagatatgaaaaatgatgaagAAATGAATAAGGATTATTTAGATGTTCTTCTTCAATATCGTGGTGATGGTGTTGAGGGTCCTTCTAAGTTTTCTTCTCGAACAATCAATGTCATTCTTTTC GAGATGCTCACAGCAGGGACAGATACAACAACAAGCACGTTAGAATGGGCGATGGCGGAGCTTCTCCACAACCCTACCACTCTCCAAAAAATCCAAGTTGAGCTAAGAAAAATCATCAATCCCACAAAGAAGCTAGAAGAAAAAGACTTGGACAAACTTCCATACTTAAATGCAGTGATCAAAGAAACCCTAAGGTTACATCCTCCACTTCCATTCTTGGTTCCACACATGGCAATGGATTCTTGCACCATGTTAGGGTATTACATACCAAAAGAAACTCAAATTCTTGTTAATGTTTGGGCAATTGGTAGGGATCCAAAGACTTGGAAAGACCCTTTAAAATTCAAGCCAGAGAGATTCTTGGAACCTAATATGGTTGATTATAAGGGTCAGCATTTTGAGTTTATTCCGTTTGGTTCCGGTCGAAGGATGTGCCCTGCAATTCCACTCGTTTCTCGTGTTTTGCCATTGGCGTTAGGGTCAGTTTTGCAAAAATTTGATTGGGTTTTAGCTGATGGGATGAAGCCTGAAGATTTGGACATGAATGAAAGAATGGGAATTACTTTAAAGAAAGCTATTCCATTGAAGGCTATACCTATTGCGTACAAAGGGTAA